A single genomic interval of Asinibacterium sp. OR53 harbors:
- a CDS encoding BamA/TamA family outer membrane protein, which produces MQLLALYSLKKQLILAINGAQYSRHEKYILSEQVSFSSFPDKFWGLGKYTKDNDYESYKYKQFYIYLHLMRKLGHHFFIGGLFERQQLNDVEYQAGGLFDQQQIVGRNGYTVAGLGMSFTYDTRNHAFAPNKGGFAQVYFNHFDKYLFSDYNYTNIVIDLRKYIAFGNNVLALQAYSFGNTGNEVPLRSLALLGGSNSMRGYYAGRFRYTHQMVFQSEYRFPIYRRFGAVAFGGLGDVGNSFTDYSFGDFKYSVGAGLRFALMKSDKLNLRLDYGIGQGNNSGLYFQLGEAF; this is translated from the coding sequence ATGCAACTGCTGGCATTGTATTCTTTAAAGAAACAATTGATACTGGCTATCAATGGCGCGCAATACAGCCGGCACGAAAAATACATATTGAGTGAGCAAGTTTCATTCAGTTCATTTCCCGATAAATTCTGGGGATTGGGCAAGTACACCAAAGACAACGATTATGAATCGTATAAGTACAAACAGTTTTATATCTACCTCCACCTGATGCGTAAACTGGGCCATCATTTTTTTATCGGCGGCCTGTTTGAGCGCCAGCAACTCAATGATGTGGAGTACCAGGCCGGCGGTCTCTTCGATCAGCAACAGATTGTGGGTAGAAATGGATATACAGTTGCCGGGTTGGGTATGAGTTTTACATACGATACCCGCAACCATGCATTTGCACCTAATAAAGGTGGGTTCGCGCAGGTATATTTCAACCACTTCGATAAATACCTTTTCTCCGATTACAATTATACCAACATTGTGATCGATCTTCGCAAGTACATTGCTTTCGGTAATAATGTATTGGCTTTGCAGGCCTATAGTTTTGGTAATACGGGTAATGAAGTACCGCTGCGCAGCCTGGCACTCCTGGGTGGCTCCAACAGCATGAGGGGTTATTATGCCGGCCGTTTCAGGTATACCCACCAGATGGTTTTCCAGAGCGAGTATCGCTTTCCTATTTATCGCCGCTTCGGAGCAGTAGCCTTTGGTGGTTTGGGTGATGTGGGAAACAGCTTCACCGATTATTCATTCGGCGACTTCAAATATTCAGTAGGTGCCGGCCTGCGCTTCGCGCTGATGAAGAGTGACAAACTCAACCTCCGTCTCGATTACGGTATTGGACAGGGTAATAACAGCGGACTGTATTTCCAGTTGGGAGAAGCTTTCTGA
- a CDS encoding phosphatase PAP2-related protein, translating to MQTPEVNTYVPIAEVKKNEMPAQTWDEAWRNKSFRVKTIVGGMLLVALLALFPFFFSYVEKRQGIQLNDFILQQIPVADVSLITFIVIWSVSILLLIRCVQRADIFLLMLWSFLFLCLARVLTITLVPLSPPEGLIVLKDPLTSIFYGGADKFITKDLFFSGHTSIQFLIFLSVKKKLDKIITLTATIAVACLVLIQHVHYTIDVLAAFIFTYIIYRMGKLVTGC from the coding sequence ATGCAGACACCCGAGGTCAATACGTATGTTCCTATTGCTGAAGTAAAGAAAAATGAAATGCCGGCCCAGACCTGGGATGAAGCCTGGCGTAATAAGAGCTTCCGGGTCAAAACCATTGTTGGTGGTATGTTGCTGGTGGCGCTGCTGGCTTTGTTCCCGTTTTTCTTTTCTTATGTTGAAAAGCGGCAGGGTATACAGTTGAATGATTTCATTCTCCAGCAAATACCGGTGGCAGATGTTTCGCTGATCACTTTCATCGTTATCTGGTCTGTGAGTATCCTTTTGCTGATCAGGTGTGTACAGCGTGCCGATATTTTCTTGCTGATGTTGTGGTCGTTTCTTTTTTTATGCCTCGCACGCGTGCTCACTATTACATTGGTACCATTGTCACCACCAGAAGGACTGATCGTTTTGAAAGACCCGCTCACCAGTATTTTTTATGGTGGTGCTGATAAATTCATCACAAAAGACCTCTTCTTTTCCGGCCATACTTCTATCCAGTTCCTCATTTTCCTCAGTGTGAAAAAGAAGCTAGACAAGATCATCACCCTCACGGCTACCATTGCTGTGGCTTGCCTGGTGCTGATACAGCATGTGCATTATACCATTGATGTACTGGCTGCTTTTATTTTCACTTATATCATTTACCGTATGGGTAAGCTGGTAACAGGTTGTTAG
- the nagB gene encoding glucosamine-6-phosphate deaminase: protein MVDSFEKIAVAIHPSSKDGSRYVAQQIAQLIREKQKNNQLCVLGLATGSTPISMYAELVRLHREEGLSFKNVISFNLDEYYPIERDAFQSYWSFMHRHLFNHVDIDPANIHIPDANWPKEEIKKHCAFYEEAIEKLGGIDLQILGIGNNGHIGFNEPGSSIYSKTRLVNLDNGTRLANAYEFQNMSKVPRLAITMGISTILKAKRILLMAWGMKSAIVAKAVEGHVTEQVPASILQQHGDCTFVIDEPAAQELTRIKYPWLAGEIEWTSQMIKKAVVNLGLKLKKSVLSLTAHDYNEHGLSDLLVEKGDSYEINLQVFYMLRDSITGWPGGKPGVVLPTHPERSEPYPKKCLIFSPHPDDDIISMGGTFMRLHDQGHEVHVAYQTSGNIAVTDEFVTRFLDFAVGFEDMFGIDNNKSQQILSAARTFLASKKKDESDTSEIRAIKGLIRRCEAKATCRYVGLTDDRCHFMNLPFYETGTVEKKPMSETDVQITMELLRKLKPHQIYCAGDLADPHGTHKVCLDIIFESMHRLKAAGESWIKDCWVWLYKGAWQEWDISEIEMAIPMSPDQVMKKRFGIFIHQSQKDMVPFQGTDSREFWQRAEDRNANTANLYAELGMTKYAAMEAFVRWHY from the coding sequence ATGGTTGATTCATTCGAAAAAATCGCGGTTGCCATACACCCCAGTTCCAAAGATGGTTCGCGTTACGTTGCGCAGCAGATCGCACAACTCATCCGCGAGAAACAAAAAAACAACCAGCTTTGCGTGCTGGGTCTCGCTACCGGCTCCACCCCCATCAGCATGTATGCCGAATTGGTTCGCCTGCACCGCGAAGAAGGATTGAGTTTCAAGAATGTGATCAGCTTCAACCTCGATGAATATTATCCTATTGAAAGAGATGCATTCCAGAGTTACTGGAGTTTTATGCATCGCCACCTGTTCAATCATGTAGACATTGACCCTGCCAATATTCACATACCCGATGCCAACTGGCCCAAAGAAGAGATCAAAAAGCACTGCGCTTTCTATGAAGAAGCTATTGAAAAACTCGGAGGTATAGACCTGCAAATATTGGGCATCGGTAACAACGGACATATTGGTTTCAACGAGCCAGGTTCCAGCATCTATTCCAAAACCAGGCTGGTAAATCTCGATAACGGCACACGTTTGGCCAATGCTTACGAATTCCAGAACATGTCTAAAGTGCCCAGGCTGGCCATCACCATGGGTATCAGCACCATCCTCAAAGCCAAGCGCATTTTACTGATGGCATGGGGTATGAAAAGCGCCATCGTAGCCAAAGCAGTGGAAGGACATGTGACCGAGCAGGTGCCCGCGAGCATCTTGCAACAACATGGCGATTGCACATTTGTGATTGATGAACCTGCTGCGCAGGAATTGACCCGCATCAAATATCCCTGGCTCGCAGGTGAAATCGAATGGACTTCGCAGATGATCAAAAAAGCGGTAGTGAACCTGGGTCTCAAGTTGAAAAAATCTGTATTGAGTTTAACCGCTCACGACTATAACGAGCACGGCCTTTCTGATCTGCTGGTTGAAAAAGGGGATTCTTATGAGATCAACCTGCAGGTATTTTATATGTTGCGCGACAGCATCACAGGCTGGCCTGGCGGCAAGCCTGGTGTAGTGTTGCCCACGCATCCGGAAAGAAGCGAACCTTATCCTAAAAAATGCCTCATCTTCTCCCCACACCCCGATGATGATATCATTAGCATGGGAGGTACGTTCATGCGCCTGCACGACCAGGGGCATGAGGTACATGTAGCTTACCAGACCAGCGGTAACATTGCGGTGACCGATGAATTTGTTACCCGTTTCCTCGATTTTGCAGTCGGTTTTGAAGATATGTTTGGTATCGACAACAACAAGAGCCAGCAGATACTATCAGCAGCACGTACCTTCCTGGCATCTAAGAAAAAAGACGAATCCGACACTTCCGAAATACGCGCTATCAAAGGTTTGATCCGCCGCTGCGAAGCCAAAGCTACCTGTCGCTATGTTGGTCTCACCGATGACCGTTGTCATTTCATGAACCTGCCTTTCTATGAAACAGGTACTGTAGAGAAAAAACCCATGAGCGAAACAGATGTGCAGATCACCATGGAGTTGCTGCGCAAATTAAAACCGCACCAGATCTATTGTGCAGGCGATCTGGCCGATCCGCATGGCACGCACAAAGTTTGTCTCGATATTATTTTTGAAAGCATGCACCGTCTTAAAGCTGCCGGCGAATCCTGGATAAAAGATTGCTGGGTATGGTTGTACAAAGGCGCATGGCAGGAATGGGATATTTCAGAAATAGAAATGGCCATTCCAATGAGTCCCGACCAGGTAATGAAAAAACGTTTTGGCATCTTCATTCACCAGTCGCAGAAAGACATGGTTCCCTTCCAGGGTACCGACAGCCGCGAATTCTGGCAAAGAGCGGAAGACCGGAATGCCAATACCGCCAATCTCTACGCTGAATTGGGCATGACCAAGTATGCGGCGATGGAAGCCTTCGTTAGATGGCATTATTGA
- a CDS encoding beta-N-acetylhexosaminidase, with amino-acid sequence MKKTLLALLMLPLMQLHAQSVNIIPQPAKMEVGQGHFTIDANTKIIVSGAGMEKSARFLNDYLQKFYGFNLKVIKGKAASGIVLKQAAMTDGVDGAYTMNIDKSGVTIAGHTENGTFYGIQSLIQLLPLEKSKTFTVPFLSIEDRPRFAYRGMHLDVGRHFFPVDFIKKYIDFIAMYKLNTFHWHLTEDQGWRIEIKQYPRLTSVGGFRNGTIIGRYPGKGNDGIRRGGFYTQQQVKEIVKYASDRYITVIPEIELPGHSSAAIAAYPQLSCFPDESTKHPAKTAWHGDSTGKQVQQVWGVFPDVFAPTEYTFKFLENVLDEVIALFPSKYIHIGGDECPKESWKRSPFCQQLIKEKGLKDEHGLQSYFIQRIEKHLNSKGRQIIGWDEILEGGLAPNATVMSWRGEQGGIEAARQKHNVIMTPGGWMYFDHSQDKKEDSVTIGGYTTVQKVYSYEPIPKELSADDAKYVLGAQANIWTEYMNNVSKVEYMIFPRMSALSEVLWSQQSQRNWDRFDQKLRAEFKRYDWWKVNYSKAYFDPANN; translated from the coding sequence ATGAAAAAAACATTGCTAGCTTTATTGATGCTTCCGCTGATGCAGTTACATGCACAAAGTGTAAACATCATTCCCCAACCTGCCAAGATGGAAGTTGGACAGGGGCATTTTACGATTGATGCCAATACCAAGATCATTGTAAGCGGAGCCGGGATGGAAAAATCTGCCCGTTTCCTGAACGATTACCTGCAAAAATTTTATGGGTTCAATTTAAAGGTGATCAAAGGCAAAGCTGCTTCGGGCATTGTACTGAAGCAGGCTGCCATGACAGACGGTGTGGATGGCGCTTATACCATGAACATCGACAAAAGTGGCGTAACCATTGCCGGTCATACTGAGAATGGTACATTTTATGGCATCCAGTCGCTCATTCAATTATTACCGCTGGAAAAAAGCAAAACATTCACTGTTCCTTTTCTCAGCATAGAAGACAGGCCCCGCTTCGCATACCGCGGTATGCACCTCGATGTGGGCCGTCATTTCTTCCCCGTTGATTTCATTAAAAAATACATCGACTTCATTGCCATGTACAAGCTCAACACTTTCCACTGGCATTTAACGGAAGACCAGGGATGGCGTATTGAGATCAAGCAATATCCCCGTCTTACATCGGTGGGCGGTTTCAGGAACGGTACCATCATTGGCCGTTATCCCGGTAAAGGAAACGATGGCATCCGTCGTGGTGGTTTTTATACCCAGCAACAGGTGAAAGAAATTGTGAAATATGCGAGTGACCGTTACATCACCGTGATCCCCGAGATTGAATTGCCTGGTCACTCTTCTGCCGCCATCGCCGCTTACCCGCAACTGAGCTGCTTCCCAGATGAGTCTACCAAACATCCCGCCAAGACCGCATGGCATGGTGATTCTACCGGTAAGCAGGTGCAGCAGGTTTGGGGCGTATTCCCCGATGTGTTTGCTCCTACCGAGTATACATTCAAATTCCTGGAAAATGTACTGGATGAAGTAATCGCTTTGTTCCCCAGCAAATACATCCATATCGGCGGCGATGAGTGCCCTAAAGAAAGCTGGAAGCGCTCTCCTTTCTGCCAGCAACTGATCAAGGAAAAAGGGTTGAAAGACGAGCATGGCCTGCAGAGTTATTTTATCCAGCGTATAGAAAAACACCTGAACAGCAAAGGAAGACAGATCATTGGTTGGGATGAAATACTGGAGGGCGGCCTGGCCCCCAATGCCACAGTAATGAGCTGGCGCGGCGAGCAGGGCGGTATTGAAGCGGCCAGGCAAAAACACAATGTGATCATGACACCCGGCGGATGGATGTATTTCGACCATTCTCAGGATAAGAAAGAAGACTCTGTTACCATCGGCGGATACACCACCGTTCAGAAAGTGTACAGCTATGAGCCCATACCTAAAGAGTTGTCGGCAGACGATGCAAAATATGTATTGGGTGCACAGGCGAATATATGGACTGAGTACATGAACAATGTATCCAAAGTAGAGTACATGATCTTCCCGCGCATGAGCGCCCTGAGTGAAGTGCTCTGGAGCCAGCAATCACAGCGCAACTGGGATCGGTTCGATCAGAAACTGCGCGCCGAGTTCAAGCGTTACGACTGGTGGAAAGTGAATTACAGCAAGGCTTATTTCGATCCTGCCAATAACTAA
- the pyk gene encoding pyruvate kinase, which yields MSKNIDKYLHKDMNKEAGIDHVNHRTKIVATVGPACDTYEKLLELVQAGVNVFRLNFSHGSHEDKARIIEHIRNINKTQPYNISILADLQGPKLRVGEILNNALEVKVGDILTFTNEKCIGTLEKIYVSYPNLAGDVTIGNIILIDDGKLEVKVVSIEKNGDVKVVVTLGGILSSKKGINLPDTKISLPALTEKDLADLEFIIEQKCDWVALSFVRSVNDIVDLKRRLREKQSKSKIIAKIEKPEALTNIRDIIVESDGIMVARGDLGVELPVERIPLIQKELIRKCLHRAKPVIVATQMMESMIDRVKPNRSEITDVANAVLEGADAVMLSGETATGQHPALVVQTMRKIIMEVESKEYRYNRSEDLKPQPHSPSFHSDAVCYNACKIAEDVQAKALIGMTQSGYTAFMLSSYRPSSPLYIFTKEKTLVNQLSLSWGVRAFYYAEEDSLDDIIFDQINILKERGFVNTNDVVVNTGSTPVHLHLPTNIIKITKAE from the coding sequence ATGTCAAAGAATATAGATAAGTACCTGCACAAGGATATGAACAAAGAAGCGGGTATCGACCATGTGAACCATCGTACCAAGATCGTAGCTACCGTAGGCCCTGCTTGCGATACCTATGAAAAACTGCTTGAATTGGTACAGGCAGGTGTGAATGTTTTCAGGCTCAACTTCTCGCATGGCAGTCATGAAGACAAAGCGCGCATCATTGAACATATCCGCAACATCAATAAAACCCAGCCTTATAATATTTCCATCCTGGCCGATTTGCAGGGCCCCAAGCTCCGCGTAGGTGAGATCTTAAACAACGCGTTGGAAGTGAAAGTGGGCGATATCCTCACATTCACCAATGAAAAATGCATCGGCACGCTGGAGAAGATCTATGTTTCTTACCCCAACCTGGCCGGCGACGTAACCATCGGCAACATCATCCTGATAGACGATGGCAAACTGGAGGTAAAAGTAGTGAGCATTGAAAAGAACGGCGATGTAAAAGTAGTGGTAACGCTGGGTGGTATTCTCTCTTCCAAGAAAGGCATCAACCTGCCCGATACCAAAATTTCTTTGCCTGCGTTGACCGAGAAAGACCTGGCTGACCTGGAATTCATCATTGAACAAAAATGCGACTGGGTAGCGTTGAGTTTTGTACGCAGTGTGAACGATATTGTTGACCTGAAGAGAAGACTCAGGGAAAAACAAAGCAAGAGCAAGATCATTGCTAAAATTGAAAAACCCGAAGCACTCACCAATATCCGTGACATCATCGTGGAAAGCGATGGTATCATGGTGGCCCGTGGCGACCTGGGTGTGGAACTGCCCGTAGAGCGCATTCCGTTGATCCAGAAAGAACTGATCCGTAAATGTCTCCACCGCGCCAAGCCGGTGATCGTGGCTACACAGATGATGGAAAGCATGATCGACCGCGTAAAACCCAACCGCAGTGAGATCACCGACGTGGCCAATGCCGTACTGGAAGGTGCCGATGCGGTGATGTTGAGCGGTGAGACCGCTACCGGCCAACACCCTGCACTGGTAGTACAAACCATGCGCAAAATCATTATGGAAGTGGAAAGCAAAGAATACCGTTACAACCGTTCGGAAGACCTGAAACCGCAACCCCACTCTCCTTCTTTCCACAGCGATGCCGTTTGCTACAATGCCTGTAAGATCGCTGAAGACGTACAAGCCAAAGCATTGATTGGTATGACGCAGAGTGGTTATACCGCTTTCATGCTTAGCAGCTATCGCCCATCTTCTCCGCTGTATATCTTCACCAAGGAAAAAACACTGGTGAACCAACTGAGCCTCAGTTGGGGCGTACGTGCTTTCTATTATGCAGAAGAAGACAGCCTGGACGATATCATTTTTGACCAGATCAATATCCTCAAAGAGCGTGGTTTTGTCAATACCAATGATGTGGTGGTGAATACAGGAAGCACGCCTGTGCACCTGCACCTTCCTACCAATATCATCAAGATAACCAAAGCAGAATAA
- the pfkA gene encoding 6-phosphofructokinase yields MSARKVTKIGVLTSGGDAPGMNAAVRAVVRTGIYHGLEVFGIIRGYSGMIDDDIIPMDSRSVANIIQRGGTILKTARCKEFFEPEGRKKAFENLKKKGIDGLVIIGGDGSFRGAQKFSNEFDIPCIGLPGTIDKDIAGTDFTIGFDTAVNTAVDAIDKIRDTADAHDRLFIVEVMGRDAGYIALHSGIATGAENILIPESKTDMEELVHSLTEKEKRKKLVNLVVVAEGDEFGGANEVAAVIKKRIPQADVRVCILGHIQRGGSPTCLDRLIASRMGYHAVECLLNGKHNVMVGIVNNNLYYTPLDNAIKAKQKISEEWLKIVKILAS; encoded by the coding sequence ATGTCTGCAAGAAAAGTTACTAAGATCGGCGTACTGACCTCAGGAGGAGACGCCCCGGGTATGAATGCAGCCGTGAGGGCTGTAGTCAGAACCGGTATTTATCATGGATTGGAAGTTTTCGGAATCATACGCGGTTACAGCGGAATGATAGATGACGACATTATCCCCATGGATTCCCGTTCTGTTGCCAATATCATCCAACGCGGCGGAACCATTCTCAAAACAGCCCGGTGCAAAGAATTTTTTGAACCCGAAGGCCGTAAAAAAGCCTTTGAGAACCTCAAGAAAAAAGGGATTGACGGATTGGTGATCATTGGCGGCGATGGCAGTTTCCGCGGTGCGCAAAAGTTCAGCAACGAATTCGATATACCCTGTATTGGTTTGCCGGGCACCATCGATAAAGATATTGCCGGTACCGATTTTACCATTGGGTTCGATACGGCAGTGAATACAGCAGTGGATGCCATTGACAAGATCAGGGATACTGCCGATGCGCACGATCGTTTATTCATTGTGGAAGTAATGGGCCGCGATGCCGGTTATATTGCGTTGCATAGTGGTATCGCTACAGGCGCTGAGAATATCCTCATCCCAGAGAGCAAGACCGATATGGAAGAGCTGGTCCATTCGCTCACCGAAAAAGAAAAGCGAAAGAAACTGGTGAACCTGGTGGTGGTAGCCGAAGGCGATGAATTCGGTGGCGCCAATGAAGTGGCGGCCGTTATCAAAAAGCGCATACCACAAGCCGATGTACGGGTTTGTATCCTGGGCCATATCCAGCGTGGCGGCTCTCCTACCTGTCTCGACAGGCTCATTGCCAGCCGCATGGGCTATCATGCAGTGGAATGCCTGCTCAACGGCAAGCACAATGTAATGGTAGGTATCGTAAACAACAACCTGTATTATACACCGCTTGACAATGCCATCAAGGCCAAACAAAAAATATCTGAAGAATGGTTGAAGATCGTGAAGATCCTCGCCAGCTAA
- a CDS encoding SDR family oxidoreductase, with protein sequence MKIIITGSNGFLGRHLSLSLAGKGFEVYALSRGESRFPLVKNICYHSLELTDVRKVKQIIDDLMPHAIVHTAALSKPDECNADPEKCLACNVEATRYLADAAKNTNSHFIYMSTDFIFGEDGPHSEDDEPGPLNFYGESKLRAEQLLQQSVLDHCIVRPVFIYGKCLEGMRPSFLHWVKNNLEQGRAIKVVTDQQRTPTYVGDLCAGITQIIEHRTRGVYHLAGKNIVSPYEMALAVAKTLGLNSALIEPVTSDTFPEPVRRAKRSGLKIGKAIRDLGYAPVDFEEGVKLSFL encoded by the coding sequence ATGAAAATAATCATAACGGGTTCTAACGGATTTTTAGGTCGGCATTTGTCGCTATCTCTTGCTGGAAAAGGATTTGAAGTGTATGCACTCTCGCGGGGGGAGAGCAGGTTTCCACTCGTGAAAAATATTTGTTACCATTCACTGGAACTAACGGATGTTCGTAAAGTAAAGCAGATAATTGACGATTTGATGCCCCATGCCATCGTACACACTGCTGCGTTGAGCAAACCCGATGAATGCAATGCAGATCCTGAAAAATGCCTTGCATGCAATGTAGAAGCTACCCGTTACCTGGCCGATGCAGCCAAAAATACAAATTCGCATTTTATATATATGTCTACGGACTTCATTTTTGGGGAAGACGGCCCCCACAGTGAAGACGATGAACCCGGCCCGCTGAATTTCTATGGAGAAAGCAAATTGCGGGCAGAACAACTGCTGCAACAAAGTGTATTGGATCACTGCATTGTGCGGCCGGTCTTCATTTATGGCAAATGTCTCGAAGGTATGCGCCCCAGTTTTTTACACTGGGTGAAGAACAACCTGGAACAAGGCAGGGCTATTAAGGTAGTAACCGATCAACAACGTACCCCGACTTATGTGGGCGATCTCTGCGCGGGTATTACACAGATCATAGAACATCGTACAAGAGGTGTGTACCACCTGGCCGGTAAGAATATTGTATCGCCTTATGAGATGGCGCTTGCTGTGGCAAAGACATTGGGGCTCAACAGTGCATTGATTGAACCTGTTACTTCCGATACTTTTCCTGAGCCGGTGCGCAGGGCCAAACGCTCGGGATTGAAGATCGGCAAAGCTATCCGCGACCTGGGTTATGCGCCGGTTGATTTCGAAGAAGGCGTAAAGCTCAGCTTTTTGTAG
- the ctlX gene encoding citrulline utilization hydrolase CtlX — protein sequence MQHSSHILMIKPVCFDFNTETAVNNSFQVQSNDETLQEKAAAEFDHFTNLLLDNGIELTIVHDTPEPHTPDSVFPNNWISFHSNGTICLYPMFAVNRRQERKQQVLDRINEQFKVAGMIDLTGYENNGLFLEGTGSMVLDRDHAIAYACLSPRTNAIVLDDWCKRFGYRAVRFTATDAKGIAIYHTNVMMCVADVYAVICLESIASKTEKQQVVQALQSSGKEIIDISFEQMNRFAGNMLQVHNKYGQHFLVMSSQAFHSLTKEQLQKLESFNPILHADITTIETNGGGSARCMMAEVFLPTKS from the coding sequence ATGCAACACAGTTCACATATACTCATGATCAAACCGGTGTGTTTCGATTTCAATACCGAAACAGCTGTGAACAATAGTTTCCAGGTACAGTCGAACGACGAAACATTACAGGAAAAAGCGGCTGCAGAGTTCGACCATTTTACCAACCTGTTGCTGGACAATGGTATTGAACTGACTATTGTGCATGACACACCCGAACCGCATACGCCCGATTCTGTTTTTCCCAATAACTGGATCTCTTTTCACAGCAACGGCACCATCTGCCTCTACCCCATGTTTGCTGTGAACCGCAGGCAGGAAAGAAAACAACAAGTACTCGACCGCATCAACGAGCAATTCAAGGTAGCGGGTATGATAGATCTCACGGGTTATGAGAACAACGGGCTTTTTTTAGAAGGTACCGGCAGCATGGTGCTCGACCGGGATCATGCCATTGCTTATGCCTGCCTTTCGCCCCGCACGAATGCCATTGTGCTGGACGACTGGTGCAAACGTTTCGGATACAGGGCCGTTCGTTTTACCGCAACCGATGCCAAAGGCATTGCCATCTATCATACCAATGTGATGATGTGTGTGGCGGATGTTTATGCAGTGATCTGTTTGGAAAGTATTGCCAGCAAAACAGAAAAGCAACAAGTAGTGCAAGCTTTGCAAAGCAGCGGCAAAGAGATCATCGACATCAGCTTTGAACAGATGAATCGTTTTGCGGGGAATATGCTACAGGTGCACAACAAGTACGGTCAGCATTTCCTGGTGATGTCGTCACAGGCATTTCATAGTTTAACAAAAGAACAACTACAAAAACTGGAATCGTTCAATCCCATCCTGCATGCCGATATTACTACCATTGAAACCAATGGCGGTGGCAGCGCCCGTTGTATGATGGCCGAAGTTTTTCTTCCTACAAAAAGCTGA
- a CDS encoding arginine deiminase family protein: MDQLLSVTSEIGTLKRLLVHSPDSGLGKVVPSKAQDWLFEDIVHLDTIRKDEYDYYTKLLLYFLDPEKINGKLSAIDDPASDRSFYKPCHPSFFQSDKVIELEWLLASILDSHEIRVKLVASVCAIEGCTYRVQQELLNYTPNDLAKTFITGSSTDKHLLFAPIPNFIFTRDIGITIKDHLLLNKPAKKARTREALLAKYIFFHHPFFEKWKHNIIELTDSHHGFLLPKDDDDRKMTLEGGDIMVVSDNHVLVGVSERTSSEAAARITNILFEKNIVEKVTIIKIPKKRDYMHIDTVFTQVKRDVWVMLGNFSRKAIRQEDANAIERVLEIKKEEKIKILQFHKKQPHHPITFESLEDLLTDVSKNDLHCEGEVQFIFSGNNEFPYNAREQWTDSCNLLALKEGVVLGYDRNDKTTEAFRNAGFRIVYAKELLQQLDAGKVIIDEISNTLILMPSAELSRARGGFHCMSLPLWREPLQ, encoded by the coding sequence ATGGATCAACTATTATCGGTTACCTCGGAAATCGGTACCCTGAAACGTTTATTGGTTCACAGTCCGGATAGCGGACTGGGAAAAGTAGTACCATCGAAAGCGCAGGACTGGTTATTTGAAGACATCGTTCACCTCGACACCATTCGCAAAGACGAATACGATTATTACACCAAATTATTACTCTACTTCCTCGATCCTGAAAAGATCAATGGGAAACTCAGTGCAATTGACGATCCTGCTTCCGACAGAAGTTTTTACAAACCGTGCCACCCTTCTTTTTTTCAATCAGATAAAGTGATAGAACTGGAATGGTTATTGGCAAGCATACTGGACAGCCACGAGATTAGGGTAAAACTGGTGGCTTCTGTTTGTGCCATAGAAGGATGCACATACCGTGTGCAACAGGAGCTGCTGAACTATACACCCAACGACCTGGCCAAAACATTTATCACCGGCTCTTCAACTGACAAGCACCTGCTGTTTGCCCCCATTCCCAATTTCATTTTCACCAGGGATATTGGCATTACCATCAAAGACCACCTCTTGCTCAACAAACCAGCCAAGAAAGCACGCACACGCGAAGCATTACTGGCCAAGTATATTTTCTTCCATCACCCTTTCTTTGAAAAATGGAAGCATAACATCATCGAGCTGACCGACTCGCACCATGGCTTCCTGTTACCAAAAGACGATGATGATCGCAAAATGACGCTGGAAGGCGGTGACATCATGGTAGTAAGCGATAACCATGTATTGGTAGGCGTGAGTGAAAGGACCAGTTCAGAAGCGGCAGCCAGGATCACCAATATACTCTTCGAGAAAAACATTGTAGAGAAAGTGACCATTATCAAAATCCCTAAGAAAAGAGATTACATGCACATCGATACGGTGTTCACGCAAGTAAAGCGGGATGTATGGGTGATGCTGGGTAATTTTTCACGCAAAGCCATCCGGCAGGAAGATGCCAATGCCATTGAACGCGTGCTGGAGATTAAGAAAGAAGAAAAGATCAAGATCCTGCAATTCCATAAAAAACAACCTCATCACCCCATTACATTTGAAAGCCTGGAAGACCTGCTGACCGATGTGAGCAAAAATGACCTGCATTGTGAAGGAGAGGTACAGTTTATTTTCTCGGGAAATAATGAGTTCCCTTATAATGCCAGGGAACAATGGACAGATTCCTGCAACCTGCTGGCCTTGAAAGAAGGCGTGGTATTGGGATACGACCGGAATGACAAAACTACTGAAGCCTTTCGCAATGCCGGTTTCAGGATCGTTTATGCAAAAGAATTGTTGCAGCAATTGGATGCAGGTAAAGTGATCATTGACGAAATATCCAATACACTCATACTGATGCCATCGGCGGAGCTTTCCAGGGCCAGGGGTGGATTTCATTGTATGAGTTTGCCTTTGTGGCGTGAACCTTTACAATAA